Proteins found in one Acidobacteriota bacterium genomic segment:
- a CDS encoding class I SAM-dependent methyltransferase: MAAEVFSEIAGNYDRINAVLSLGQDKRWREKVVAKLPPGRILDLGAGTGAANPLFSKRVVVALDPAPEMLALNAAVHRVVAYGERLPFADEAFDAVFSAFVIRNLESVPEAVKEIARVLKPGGAAGIVDLGRPRNSAAAAVHRAGSAITLHTVGFLSRSPAEYAYLHRSLDKLPHPEVLYSDLALEVEDVWRMGPLGFVYGVILRKSR, translated from the coding sequence ATGGCCGCTGAAGTATTTTCCGAGATCGCGGGCAACTACGACCGCATCAACGCCGTCCTTTCGCTTGGCCAGGACAAGCGTTGGCGGGAGAAGGTGGTTGCCAAGCTTCCCCCGGGTAGGATCCTTGATCTCGGGGCAGGGACCGGTGCCGCAAACCCTTTGTTTAGCAAGCGGGTTGTCGTGGCGCTCGACCCAGCTCCAGAGATGCTTGCTTTGAACGCTGCGGTGCATCGTGTCGTCGCCTACGGAGAGCGTTTGCCGTTTGCGGACGAGGCATTCGATGCAGTGTTTTCGGCGTTTGTCATAAGAAATCTTGAGTCGGTGCCTGAAGCGGTGAAAGAGATTGCTCGCGTGCTGAAACCTGGGGGTGCAGCGGGCATCGTTGATCTGGGCCGGCCGCGCAACTCCGCAGCCGCGGCCGTCCACAGGGCAGGTTCGGCGATCACCCTGCACACGGTCGGCTTTCTGTCCCGATCGCCCGCCGAATACGCGTATCTGCACCGGAGTCTCGACAAGTTGCCGCACCCTGAGGTTCTCTACTCCGACCTTGCTCTTGAGGTTGAGGATGTATGGAGGATGGGTCCGCTGGGGTTTGTATACGGTGTCATCCTGCGCAAGTCGCGGTGA
- a CDS encoding thioesterase family protein — translation METYRGIVRKSDIDHMGHMNVTYYMQKFDEATWAFFAELGMGASWMSENRRGMMAVEQHIKYYAEVVAGERLVISTKVVDASKQTIRILHTMVNPATDTVVATCEMVGVSVDLDSRSATPLTPEVRAVAETLRE, via the coding sequence TTGGAAACGTACAGAGGCATTGTCCGCAAGAGTGACATTGACCACATGGGGCACATGAACGTCACGTACTACATGCAGAAGTTCGACGAGGCTACATGGGCGTTCTTCGCCGAACTTGGCATGGGGGCGTCATGGATGTCCGAGAACCGCCGTGGCATGATGGCCGTTGAGCAACACATCAAGTATTACGCCGAGGTGGTGGCCGGCGAACGCCTTGTGATTTCGACAAAGGTGGTTGACGCCTCCAAGCAAACCATTCGGATCCTGCACACCATGGTGAATCCGGCAACCGACACGGTCGTGGCGACCTGCGAGATGGTTGGCGTTTCTGTCGACCTCGATAGCCGATCGGCAACGCCGTTGACTCCAGAGGTACGTGCGGTGGCCGAGACGTTGAGGGAGTAG
- a CDS encoding NUDIX domain-containing protein: protein MSDHLRSVRSKVGSQLLVLPAVGAVIHNDVGEILLVFTHDDMWGTPGGAVDPGEQPADAVVREVFEEVGLRVEPERVLSTHLHHVDYPNGDSVDYTVVVFRCRVLDGEISANDGEVVEWEWVDPAAAWGRGVEIDPTVLGADYAGPTTFRK from the coding sequence ATGTCTGATCATCTCAGGTCTGTCCGTTCGAAGGTTGGTAGCCAACTGCTGGTGCTGCCCGCGGTGGGAGCGGTGATCCATAACGACGTCGGCGAAATCTTGCTCGTATTCACTCATGATGACATGTGGGGTACCCCAGGTGGTGCGGTCGACCCCGGTGAACAACCGGCTGACGCTGTGGTTCGCGAGGTGTTTGAGGAGGTGGGACTCAGGGTCGAGCCTGAGCGCGTCTTGTCGACCCATCTGCACCACGTCGATTATCCAAACGGCGACTCCGTGGACTACACGGTGGTTGTGTTTCGGTGCCGGGTTCTCGATGGCGAGATCAGTGCGAATGACGGCGAAGTGGTCGAGTGGGAGTGGGTAGATCCTGCTGCGGCTTGGGGCCGGGGTGTGGAGATCGACCCGACGGTTCTAGGTGCCGACTACGCCGGCCCAACAACCTTCCGAAAGTGA
- the speB gene encoding agmatinase yields the protein MSDIWRFGAFNTYAGVPAVALSDLGEGDADIVIVGAPIDCGTTFRSGTRFGPKAIREADYLDTNARRPHLPTGVDPFEVFRVVDIGDLELPPGYAEKSLERLAEAIAEISAKGAIPIVLGGDHSITYGNGTGLARTYGAGSFGLVHFDAHADTGTDHYGELHGHGTPMRRLIESGAVPGHRFVQIGLRGYWPNPDVIAWMAEQRMRTFLMSEIADRGLHAVVDDAVQACTDAGTKGVFISVDVDVVDPAFAPGTGTPEPGGITSRELLDTVRRIAKELPVIGVDIVEVSPPYDGPGQITAFMANRVVLEVLNGMAERKLAAQA from the coding sequence ATGAGTGATATTTGGCGGTTTGGGGCGTTTAATACCTATGCGGGTGTGCCCGCGGTTGCGTTGAGCGACCTTGGTGAGGGAGACGCCGACATCGTAATTGTTGGCGCGCCGATCGATTGCGGGACCACGTTCCGCTCAGGAACTCGTTTCGGACCGAAAGCCATTCGCGAAGCGGACTACCTCGACACCAACGCACGGCGTCCTCACCTACCAACCGGCGTCGACCCGTTCGAGGTGTTCCGAGTCGTGGACATTGGCGATCTTGAACTGCCGCCCGGTTACGCCGAGAAATCTCTCGAACGTCTTGCCGAGGCTATCGCTGAGATCTCCGCCAAGGGTGCCATCCCAATCGTGCTGGGTGGTGACCACTCGATCACCTACGGCAACGGTACTGGACTCGCACGAACGTATGGTGCCGGAAGTTTCGGGCTCGTTCACTTCGATGCGCACGCCGATACCGGTACCGATCACTACGGTGAGCTCCACGGCCACGGTACGCCGATGCGCCGCCTCATCGAGTCTGGTGCGGTCCCCGGGCATCGGTTCGTCCAGATCGGGCTACGCGGTTACTGGCCGAATCCTGATGTGATCGCCTGGATGGCTGAACAGAGGATGCGCACGTTCTTAATGTCCGAAATCGCAGATCGCGGTCTGCATGCAGTGGTGGATGACGCCGTGCAAGCCTGCACCGACGCAGGTACCAAGGGAGTCTTTATTTCGGTCGACGTCGACGTCGTCGATCCAGCCTTCGCGCCGGGTACGGGCACCCCCGAGCCCGGCGGCATCACATCGAGGGAACTGCTCGACACCGTACGACGGATTGCCAAGGAGCTGCCGGTTATTGGTGTCGACATTGTTGAGGTGTCACCACCGTACGACGGCCCGGGACAGATCACCGCATTTATGGCGAACAGGGTCGTGCTCGAAGTGCTCAACGGGATGGCAGAGCGCAAGCTCGCTGCCCAGGCCTGA
- a CDS encoding nucleoside deaminase → MDLWNTVMESALIEAQAAADHEDVPVGAVLLDRDGKIVASDHNRREQLGDATAHAEILVISQRSRELGNWRLTGHTLVVTLEPCAMCAMAAVWARVDRIVYGATDTKAGAVWSLFNIPRDERLNHLIQLEAGVLEDRCAAILTTFFEAHR, encoded by the coding sequence ATGGATCTTTGGAACACGGTAATGGAATCGGCGCTTATCGAAGCCCAAGCTGCAGCGGACCACGAAGACGTTCCCGTCGGCGCTGTGCTGCTCGACCGCGACGGCAAGATCGTAGCGAGCGACCACAATCGCCGAGAGCAACTGGGCGACGCAACTGCGCACGCCGAAATACTCGTCATCTCGCAGAGGTCGCGAGAGCTGGGCAACTGGCGACTCACCGGACATACTCTCGTCGTGACGCTGGAACCGTGTGCGATGTGTGCAATGGCCGCAGTGTGGGCTCGTGTGGACCGCATTGTCTACGGGGCAACCGATACCAAGGCTGGCGCCGTATGGAGCCTGTTCAACATCCCACGCGACGAACGTCTCAACCATTTGATCCAGCTCGAAGCGGGAGTCCTGGAAGATCGGTGCGCGGCAATTCTGACTACCTTCTTCGAGGCGCACAGATAG
- a CDS encoding SGNH/GDSL hydrolase family protein, with the protein MAAPYLALGDSIAAGTQQPVPFTDNGYTGRLFKDLKDEYGFDTFVNLACPGDDTREMLDGNYGSFCYGDSAFLPPGGSSQLAAALAYLVANPGEVKLITLTMGANDILGCNFATPAGIPCFFGALDQIGANLTVILAALQAAAPGVPIIAMNYYNSNLGFWPVDPALALSTQPLVPFFNGALAAVYGVFSVPVADVETAFDTFDTNGKIPKNFRSICKYTRMCAKQHGTYVQSLFETATSGLQPDIHPTNKGYKQIAKTFSNLIEDLDLFDDDGGDSNDD; encoded by the coding sequence GTGGCGGCACCCTACCTGGCGTTGGGAGATTCGATCGCTGCCGGCACCCAGCAGCCAGTACCGTTTACCGACAACGGGTACACCGGCCGCTTGTTCAAAGATCTCAAAGATGAATACGGGTTCGACACGTTCGTGAACCTCGCCTGCCCTGGCGATGACACCCGCGAAATGCTCGACGGTAACTACGGGTCGTTCTGCTACGGAGATAGCGCATTCCTGCCACCCGGCGGATCCTCGCAGTTGGCCGCCGCGCTTGCCTATCTGGTGGCCAACCCCGGCGAAGTCAAGCTCATCACATTGACGATGGGTGCAAACGACATCCTCGGTTGCAACTTCGCTACCCCAGCGGGGATCCCTTGTTTCTTCGGTGCTCTTGATCAGATCGGCGCAAACCTGACGGTAATTCTCGCGGCATTGCAAGCCGCCGCACCAGGCGTCCCGATCATTGCGATGAACTACTACAACTCGAACCTCGGTTTCTGGCCGGTCGATCCCGCGCTTGCTCTGTCGACACAGCCGCTTGTTCCGTTCTTCAACGGAGCGCTCGCAGCGGTGTATGGAGTATTCAGTGTGCCGGTTGCGGATGTTGAGACCGCGTTCGATACGTTCGACACGAACGGGAAGATCCCCAAGAACTTCCGATCAATCTGCAAGTACACGCGGATGTGCGCGAAGCAGCACGGAACCTATGTTCAAAGCCTCTTTGAAACGGCCACATCTGGATTGCAACCTGACATTCATCCGACAAACAAGGGTTACAAGCAGATCGCTAAAACGTTCAGTAATCTGATCGAAGATCTGGACCTGTTCGACGATGATGGTGGCGATTCTAACGACGACTAG
- a CDS encoding patatin-like phospholipase family protein, with product MGENVIGVFEGGGIRGIASAGAAAAAMDSGYVFERVVGTSAGAMVGALVAAGYSAGELRSIVCDVDWPGLMDADFVARIPAIGRRLAMLRSNGIFMGKEIERTWNELLGRRGIRTFADLVAADSPTTTFRVIVTDVTHVRGLVLPDDLEKLGRTPESTSVAWAVRASSAVPFVFRPVKVKVKGHETLLIDGAMAANFGLRVVDMSAGLPILGFRFETGTSEEDHRLINGPVSYAAAVVASGIKARDALGSLPNVEAHVIVVPATRDPLDFDITKDEAAQMFDEGYEATSQQLANS from the coding sequence ATGGGTGAAAACGTGATCGGGGTGTTCGAGGGGGGTGGCATCCGCGGCATCGCATCGGCAGGGGCCGCTGCTGCTGCAATGGACAGCGGCTACGTATTTGAACGTGTGGTCGGGACCTCGGCGGGTGCAATGGTCGGTGCCCTCGTCGCTGCCGGGTACTCGGCGGGAGAACTCCGATCGATTGTGTGCGACGTTGATTGGCCCGGACTCATGGACGCCGACTTTGTCGCCAGAATTCCGGCGATTGGCCGACGCCTGGCGATGCTGAGGAGCAACGGCATATTCATGGGAAAGGAGATCGAACGCACCTGGAACGAACTCCTTGGCAGACGCGGCATCCGCACCTTCGCAGACCTCGTTGCGGCCGATTCACCGACGACCACATTTCGCGTGATCGTGACCGATGTCACCCACGTGCGCGGCCTCGTGCTGCCGGATGACCTCGAAAAACTCGGTCGGACACCAGAAAGCACCTCGGTCGCGTGGGCGGTGCGCGCCTCGTCTGCCGTGCCGTTCGTGTTCCGACCCGTCAAGGTGAAAGTGAAGGGCCATGAAACGTTGCTCATCGATGGCGCAATGGCAGCAAACTTTGGGCTACGGGTGGTCGACATGTCGGCGGGTCTCCCGATCCTGGGATTCCGATTCGAGACCGGCACATCCGAAGAAGACCACCGGCTGATTAACGGTCCCGTTTCGTACGCCGCGGCTGTCGTGGCCTCCGGTATCAAAGCTCGCGACGCCCTTGGCAGTCTCCCCAACGTCGAAGCCCACGTCATCGTGGTGCCGGCAACTCGCGACCCCCTGGACTTCGACATCACAAAAGACGAAGCCGCCCAGATGTTTGACGAGGGCTACGAAGCCACCTCCCAGCAGCTCGCCAACTCGTAA
- the iolB gene encoding 5-deoxy-glucuronate isomerase, with translation MVRRFYPAGSSGSGNALVDIDATRAGWRYSGLRVLNLDANATHDLVTGTTEMAILPLSGGVTVQVESHSFTLAGRSGVFDAVTDFAYVPIDTSVRLIADQPCQIALCTAEATRRIDPYRVDAKDVRVEVRGGGSGTRQINNFLSADSADAHKLIAVEVLTPEGSWSSYPPHKHDETSETETELEEIYYFRIAGDDGFGLFNAYTDDGEIDDTMRVQDGDVYLVPRGYHGPAAAAPGHHMYYLNVMAGPSPDRAWRFCDDPVHAWVRASLDNQPTDPRLPMTSP, from the coding sequence ATGGTTAGACGGTTCTACCCAGCAGGATCGAGCGGTAGCGGAAACGCTCTGGTCGACATCGACGCTACCCGGGCCGGTTGGCGGTACTCGGGCCTACGCGTCCTCAATTTGGACGCGAACGCCACTCACGATCTCGTCACGGGCACCACAGAAATGGCGATCCTCCCTCTCTCGGGAGGCGTGACCGTTCAAGTCGAGTCTCATTCCTTCACTCTCGCGGGTCGGTCTGGGGTGTTCGACGCAGTCACCGACTTTGCGTATGTGCCCATCGACACCTCGGTTCGGCTGATCGCTGACCAACCGTGCCAGATCGCGTTGTGTACGGCCGAAGCAACACGACGCATCGACCCGTACCGCGTCGATGCCAAGGACGTCCGCGTCGAGGTGAGGGGCGGCGGTTCCGGCACTCGCCAGATCAACAACTTCCTCAGCGCCGACTCCGCTGATGCACACAAGCTGATTGCAGTTGAGGTGTTAACGCCCGAGGGAAGCTGGTCGTCGTATCCCCCACACAAGCACGATGAGACGAGTGAAACAGAGACCGAACTTGAGGAGATCTACTACTTCCGCATTGCGGGAGATGACGGGTTTGGTCTCTTCAACGCCTACACCGATGACGGCGAGATCGATGACACGATGAGGGTGCAAGACGGTGACGTATATCTCGTGCCACGCGGCTACCACGGTCCCGCAGCGGCAGCCCCCGGGCACCACATGTATTACCTCAACGTCATGGCCGGCCCGTCACCCGACCGCGCCTGGAGATTCTGCGATGACCCCGTACACGCCTGGGTCCGAGCATCGCTAGACAACCAACCAACCGACCCCCGCCTCCCGATGACGAGCCCGTAG
- a CDS encoding aldolase, with translation MITDSAFAELLRVRAEKPEAVVAAARRRSRATVATVAAAGDLFLVAADHPARSALAVGEDPFAMAHRRSLLDRIATALEHPRVDGVLGTADIVEDLLLLGLLEDKLVIGSMNRGGLAGSVWELDDRFTGYDAAHIAAMRFDGGKMLLRIDPHDDRTNATLEACGHAVTELADLSLMAMVEPLPAHHTTDHRVVISKEPDDIIHAVSVACGLGATSAHTWLKIPVVENMERVMASTTLPTLLLGGDPGNDPATTYEGWRRALEIPQVRGLVVGRTLLYPRSGTVMEAVDRAAQLLQGGRHG, from the coding sequence ATGATCACGGATAGCGCCTTCGCGGAGTTGCTACGAGTCCGGGCGGAGAAACCTGAGGCGGTGGTTGCCGCCGCGAGGCGAAGGTCCCGGGCGACCGTCGCGACGGTTGCGGCGGCTGGCGATCTGTTCCTGGTGGCAGCCGATCATCCGGCACGCTCGGCACTGGCGGTCGGCGAAGATCCGTTCGCAATGGCCCATCGTCGATCTCTGCTGGACCGCATCGCTACCGCACTCGAACACCCGCGGGTTGACGGTGTTCTCGGCACCGCCGACATCGTTGAGGATCTTTTGCTGCTCGGGTTACTCGAAGACAAACTGGTTATCGGATCGATGAACCGAGGCGGGTTGGCCGGAAGCGTGTGGGAACTCGACGATAGATTCACCGGATACGATGCGGCTCACATCGCGGCGATGCGGTTCGACGGCGGAAAGATGCTGCTGCGGATCGACCCACATGACGACAGAACGAACGCCACCCTCGAAGCCTGCGGCCACGCGGTGACCGAACTTGCGGACCTTTCGCTGATGGCGATGGTCGAACCGTTGCCCGCGCACCACACAACCGATCATCGCGTCGTCATCTCCAAAGAGCCAGACGACATCATTCATGCAGTCTCGGTTGCTTGCGGCCTAGGAGCAACATCTGCGCACACATGGCTAAAGATCCCGGTGGTCGAAAACATGGAGAGGGTTATGGCGTCCACGACCCTGCCGACTCTGCTGCTCGGCGGGGACCCAGGGAACGATCCCGCCACAACGTATGAGGGATGGCGCCGGGCTTTGGAGATTCCACAAGTGCGCGGCCTCGTTGTAGGGCGCACACTGTTGTATCCGAGGAGCGGTACCGTGATGGAAGCCGTGGACCGCGCTGCTCAACTACTCCAAGGAGGCCGACATGGTTAG
- the iolC gene encoding 5-dehydro-2-deoxygluconokinase, translating into MVNHETGPDDKVGFEVITIGRVSVDLYPSEIGLPLSQVKSFGKFLGGSPTNVAVAAARYGHNSAVITAVGDDGFGEYVRVALGEFGVDDRYVSTDTQYRTPLVFPEIYPPDNFPLLFYREPKAPDMNISASDLDLNAIRDADIFWTTGAALADEPSRTATLAALEARGEKQHTIHDLDYRESFWSSPETAGQYQRKALSLVSVAVGNQEECKVAVGPGTPEQQAQRLLELGLEIAIVKMGPDGVLLATKDGIERVAALRIDVVNGLGAGDAFGGALCHGLLLGWDPIDILSFANAAGAYVATQLACADAMPTEQQVREFMDDHG; encoded by the coding sequence ATGGTGAACCATGAGACCGGACCTGACGACAAGGTCGGTTTTGAGGTCATCACGATCGGTCGCGTGAGTGTCGATCTCTATCCATCAGAAATCGGGCTTCCGCTGTCGCAGGTGAAGTCGTTTGGAAAGTTTCTTGGTGGAAGTCCAACAAATGTCGCGGTGGCTGCGGCCCGCTACGGCCACAACTCGGCAGTCATCACCGCTGTCGGGGATGACGGCTTTGGCGAGTACGTGCGAGTCGCGTTAGGCGAGTTCGGGGTTGATGACCGTTACGTCAGCACCGATACGCAGTATCGCACGCCACTTGTCTTTCCCGAGATCTACCCGCCGGACAATTTTCCCCTGCTCTTCTACCGAGAGCCAAAGGCACCGGATATGAACATTTCGGCAAGCGACCTAGATCTAAATGCGATCCGCGATGCAGACATCTTCTGGACCACGGGCGCCGCCCTTGCCGATGAACCGAGTCGCACCGCAACGCTCGCGGCCCTTGAAGCACGCGGTGAAAAGCAGCACACGATTCACGATCTCGACTACCGCGAGAGCTTCTGGTCTTCTCCCGAAACAGCGGGGCAGTATCAGCGAAAGGCGCTGAGCCTCGTCTCGGTGGCAGTTGGCAACCAAGAAGAATGCAAAGTCGCCGTTGGTCCCGGAACGCCTGAACAACAGGCGCAGCGTCTCCTAGAACTCGGCCTGGAAATCGCCATCGTGAAGATGGGACCTGACGGGGTACTACTTGCAACGAAGGACGGTATCGAGAGAGTTGCCGCGTTGCGTATCGACGTCGTCAACGGCCTAGGTGCCGGCGACGCCTTCGGCGGGGCGCTGTGTCACGGTCTACTTCTCGGCTGGGACCCGATCGATATTCTCAGTTTTGCCAACGCTGCGGGTGCGTACGTCGCAACGCAGCTCGCTTGTGCCGACGCCATGCCAACTGAACAGCAGGTGAGGGAGTTCATGGATGATCACGGATAG
- a CDS encoding TIM barrel protein, with amino-acid sequence MTFLSRIAGAPITWGVDGSPGWGHLMSAERVLTEMKQIGLSATELGPDRYLASTTEELQSLLDRIGLAMVGGFIPAVLYVPELSAENLAYINRAAATLAATGAPVMVLGPDSPHAGYDIQIDLNDAEWDTFLTNLGEAIEIASRHGLRTALHPHWGMAVVRQDHVERVLAKTSVDLCIDTGHLALAGADPVAIAESATGRVAHVHLKDLDPGLAKRVSSGSLAFRQAVIDGLFVPLGSGSVDIRAFIETLEKDRYDGWYVIEQDIVLDTEPDPGEGPIIAAAESFSFLEDVAHGL; translated from the coding sequence ATGACATTCTTGAGCCGCATCGCGGGCGCGCCGATTACCTGGGGCGTCGACGGGTCTCCCGGATGGGGCCATCTCATGAGCGCCGAACGAGTATTGACCGAGATGAAACAGATCGGGCTCTCTGCGACCGAACTCGGTCCGGATCGCTACCTCGCGTCCACCACTGAGGAACTGCAGAGTCTTCTCGATCGTATTGGGCTTGCCATGGTCGGCGGCTTCATCCCCGCCGTGCTGTACGTCCCCGAGCTGAGCGCTGAGAACCTTGCATACATCAATCGTGCTGCGGCAACACTCGCAGCCACCGGAGCGCCGGTTATGGTGCTCGGGCCGGACTCCCCCCACGCTGGCTACGACATTCAGATTGACCTGAACGATGCCGAATGGGACACGTTCCTTACCAACCTTGGCGAGGCGATTGAAATTGCATCCCGCCACGGTCTGCGAACCGCCCTGCACCCACATTGGGGGATGGCCGTCGTCCGCCAAGATCATGTCGAGCGAGTCCTTGCAAAGACCAGCGTCGATCTGTGTATCGACACTGGTCATCTTGCCCTCGCAGGGGCCGACCCGGTAGCGATAGCAGAGTCTGCAACCGGGCGTGTCGCCCACGTCCACCTCAAAGACCTCGATCCCGGGCTGGCGAAACGGGTAAGTTCGGGAAGCCTGGCGTTTCGTCAGGCGGTGATTGACGGACTGTTCGTACCGCTCGGTTCTGGCAGCGTTGATATTCGTGCGTTCATCGAGACCCTCGAAAAGGATCGCTACGACGGCTGGTATGTCATCGAACAAGATATCGTGTTGGACACCGAGCCCGACCCGGGAGAAGGACCGATCATTGCAGCAGCGGAGAGCTTTTCGTTTTTGGAGGATGTGGCACATGGTCTGTGA
- a CDS encoding Gfo/Idh/MocA family oxidoreductase codes for MKVGLIGAGRIGAIHANNLSRHPDVSAIVITDVFPASSERVASAVGGTVATDTNELLESVDAVVICTPADMHVEEIELAVSHGVPALCEKPIAMNLADADRAVATVAASNVQVQMGFNRRYDPGYRAARDLVADGSLGTLTLIVGQHHDYELPSEQYIEHSGGEFRDQLIHEFDILRFITGREVVQVHAAGSTKGFDWFKKFGDYAQSVVTLWLDDGTLAALCGSRQDPVGYDVRMEVFGTKDSIAIGLDPRTPLRSVEPGVPPPSDPYTEWIPRFGGTYESEMNAFISMVKDGGQAECSVQDARSALVIAEACTLSAREGRIVTTEEVT; via the coding sequence ATGAAAGTAGGCCTCATCGGAGCCGGCCGCATTGGGGCCATCCATGCCAATAATCTGAGCCGCCACCCAGATGTGTCTGCAATCGTCATCACTGACGTGTTCCCTGCCTCGTCCGAACGCGTCGCCTCGGCTGTCGGCGGCACTGTTGCAACGGACACGAACGAACTGCTCGAATCGGTGGATGCGGTTGTCATCTGCACACCGGCCGACATGCACGTCGAAGAGATCGAGCTTGCCGTCTCACACGGTGTGCCCGCGCTGTGCGAGAAGCCGATCGCCATGAATCTCGCGGACGCCGACCGAGCCGTTGCCACGGTCGCCGCCAGCAATGTTCAGGTACAGATGGGGTTCAACCGCAGGTACGACCCCGGGTACCGAGCAGCTCGGGATCTTGTCGCAGACGGAAGCCTCGGCACCCTCACACTCATCGTCGGACAACACCACGATTACGAGCTGCCAAGCGAGCAATACATCGAACATTCAGGGGGCGAGTTCCGCGACCAGCTGATCCATGAGTTCGACATCCTCCGATTCATTACCGGCCGAGAAGTCGTTCAGGTTCACGCGGCAGGCTCCACGAAGGGGTTCGACTGGTTCAAAAAGTTTGGTGATTACGCCCAGTCGGTGGTCACGTTGTGGCTCGATGACGGCACGCTTGCCGCCCTGTGTGGATCGCGCCAGGACCCTGTCGGATACGACGTTCGAATGGAAGTGTTCGGCACCAAGGACTCGATAGCGATCGGTCTCGATCCGCGCACTCCGTTGCGTTCGGTCGAGCCGGGTGTTCCACCGCCCAGCGACCCATACACCGAGTGGATTCCACGTTTTGGAGGGACTTACGAAAGCGAGATGAACGCGTTCATCTCCATGGTGAAAGACGGCGGTCAGGCAGAATGCTCAGTGCAGGATGCGAGGTCAGCGCTCGTGATTGCGGAGGCGTGCACGCTGTCAGCCCGTGAGGGACGGATCGTGACTACGGAGGAAGTGACATGA